One stretch of Salarias fasciatus chromosome 19, fSalaFa1.1, whole genome shotgun sequence DNA includes these proteins:
- the mbip gene encoding MAP3K12-binding inhibitory protein 1 has translation MNPCVCVRARMRAPATSSPARSRSPHTPANQSAAFRVGGAAMAETMKPSGDHAPPSEPTNMSSYKECVDMILKLLADFGKELKLGEAALRIEVDSSAVNLQSCPAAHVHSCLQDHITKLQTASESLKMLANADGDASSVQDSTSDDVVTSSSAREQTAAPSEQHPHGGEAAESKATSDDVMIQIRAGKSEIERRISAFMERKQMEINENNVREFCNVIDCNQENSCARTDAVFTPYPGFKSHVKVTRVVNAYGPQTRGGGRQGEAAEQLRGTMLRDCGNSAIEERLQNIESHLKLPTVGPVPVSVYHRLKKVEDRILELEGLSPEYFQSTSHLHKRPKTSAAQTCSLTELDEKISAVKAALLKRVTDFGPGYGTECPL, from the exons ATGAACCCCTGCgtttgtgtgcgcgcacgcATGCGTGCGCCCGCCACTTCGTCCCCTGCGCGCTCCCGCAGCCCGCACactccagccaatcagagcgcggcATTCCGTGTCGGAGGAGCAGCAATGGCGGAAACAATGAAGCCGAGTGGAGATCACGCTCCTCCCAGCGAGCCCACCAACATGTCCAGCTACAAGGAATGCGTGGATATGATACTGAAGCTGCTTGCAGACTTCGGGAAAGAG CTGAAATTAGGTGAGGCTGCTTTAAGAATCGAAGTCGACTCCTCTGCTGTGAACCTCCAGTCATGTCCTGCTGCTCATGTCCACAGCTGTTTGCAAGACCACATCACAAAATTACAG ACCGCTTCAGAAAGCCTCAAGATGCTGGCAAACGCTGACGGCGATGCATCATCCGTGCAGGACAGCACATCAGATGACGTCGTCACCTCATcttcagccagagagcagacgGCGGCGCCCTCGGAGCAGCATCCGCACGGCGGCGAGGCTGCGGAGAGCAAGGCGACGTCTGATGATGTCATGATTCAGATCAGAGCCGGGAAGTCAGAG ATTGAACGAAGAATATCTGCATTTATGGAACGCAAGCAGATGGAgatcaatgaaaacaatgtgCGCGAGTTTTGCAACGTGATCGACTGCAATCAGG aaaacagctgTGCCAGAACAGATGCAGTGTTCACCCCTTACCCGGGGTTTAAAAGCCACGTAAAAG TCACGCGGGTCGTAAACGCATACGGGCCCCAGACCCGCGGTGGGGGACGCCAAGGGGAGGCGGCGGAGCAGCTGCGGGGGACAATGCTAAGAGACTGTGGAAATTCAGCCATTGAAGAGCGTCTTCAAAATATCGAGAGTCATCTGAAACTCCCAACAG TCGGTCCAGTTCCGGTGAGCGTTTACCACAGACTCAAGAAGGTGGAGGATCGTATCCTGGAGTTGGAGGGACTCTCACCCGAGTACTTTCAGTCCACG AGTCACCTGCACAAGCGGCCAAAGACATCCGCCGCTCAG ACCTGCAGCTTGACAGAGCTGGATGAGAAGATAAGCGCAGTGAAAGCAGCGCTGCTCAAAAGAGTGACAGATTTTGGGCCCGGATACGGGACGGAGTGTCCGCTGTGA